A single genomic interval of Lathyrus oleraceus cultivar Zhongwan6 chromosome 7, CAAS_Psat_ZW6_1.0, whole genome shotgun sequence harbors:
- the LOC127100780 gene encoding uncharacterized protein LOC127100780, with protein sequence MENAMSNGKMKVSKLRTLNENFSPLQIELDEKRGRYLQSATMSPGFQQYTEKFDAGSPLAKYFYAGSPISSKSGEAFNSPLFGSSKYRSANSSFGSGNSSFGSRGRLSLSPLSSIENFELKPMQKSPPIYRTPVKAEEEVIVMDDIQVRPMFGVKSGRSSSSSSSRGSSSSSSSTKSLFKTDICRAWEESGNCRFNSKCQFAHVREELHPGRFSMKNKSEAQMGKISIRQEPCIYGLNTRIVQEHQEVAEPERVVTRPMISQPSSPEHHRMHANSNTISDWSPLDDGIECFLPNCSDKVPSKEEVDAHIFGILNQPTTKRRLPVFAALC encoded by the exons ATGGAGAACGCGATGAGCAACGGCAAGATGAAGGTCTCGAAGCTGAGGACTTTGAACGAGAACTTTTCGCCGTTGCAGATCGAGTTGGATGAAAAGAGAGGACGCTATCTCCAATCAGCGACGATGAGTCCAGGTTTTCAACAGTACACCGAGAAATTCGACGCTGGCTCGCCGCTCGCAAAATACTTCTACGCCGGATCTCCGATTTCATCTAAATCCGGTGAGGCCTTCAATTCTCCGCTTTTCGGCTCCAGCAAGTATAGGTCCGCAAACAGTAGCTTTGGTTCAGGGAACAGTAGCTTTGGTTCTCGCGGTAGATTGTCTCTCTCCCCGCTTTCTTCAATCGAGAACTTCGAATTGAAGCCAATGCAGAAGTCGCCGCCGATATACCGAACGCCAGTGAAGGCGGAGGAGGAAGTTATTGTCATGGATGATATTCAGGTGAGGCCAATGTTCGGAGTAAAGAGCGGAAGGTCCTCATCGTCTTCTTCCAGTAGGGGCTCTTCTTCCTCTTCTTCGTCCACCAAGAGTTTGTTCAAGACGGACATTTGCAGAGCCTGGGAAGAATCTGGAAACTGCCGCTTCAATTCCAAATGCCAG TTTGCTCACGTCAGAGAAGAGCTTCATCCAGGTCGTTTCTCCATGAAGAATAAATCTGAG GCACAGATGGGCAAAATTTCAATTAGACAAGAACCGTGCATATATGGCCTAAATACACGCATTGTTCAAGAACATCAAGAAGTAGCTGAACCTGAACGTGTAGTCACAAGACCCATGATATCACAACCATCTTCACCTGAACATCATCGCATGCACGCCAATTCCAACACCATCAGTGACTGGTCACCTCTGGATGATGGCATTGAGTGTTTCCTCCCAAATTGTTCAGATAAAGTTCCCTCTAAGGAGGAAGTTGATGCACATATTTTTGGTATTCTTAATCAGCCGACTACTAAAAGAAGACTACCGGTATTCGCGGCACTTTGCTAG